The Streptomyces sp. NBC_00236 DNA window AATGCCCCCGTAACTTCGGGAGAAGGGGGGCCATCACTGGTGATCCGATTTACTCGGTGAGCTGGGGGTGGCCGCAGAGACCAGCGAGAAGCGACTGTTTACTAAAAACACAGGTCCGTGCGAAGCCGTAAGGCGATGTATACGGACTGACGCCTGCCCGGTGCTGGAACGTTAAGGGGACCGGTTAGCTGACTTTCGGGTCGGCGAAGCTGAGAACTTAAGCGCCAGTAAACGGCGGTGGTAACTATAACCATCCTAAGGTAGCGAAATTCCTTGTCGGGTAAGTTCCGACCTGCACGAATGGCGTAACGACTTCTCGACTGTCTCAACCATAGGCCCGGTGAAATTGCACTACGAGTAAAGATGCTCGTTTCGCGCAGCAGGACGGAAAGACCCCGGGACCTTTACTATAGTTTGATATTGGTGTTCGGTTCGGCTTGTGTAGGATAGGTGGGAGACTTTGAAGCGGCCACGCCAGTGGTTGTGGAGTCGTCGTTGAAATACCACTCTGGTCGTGCTGGATGTCTAACCTGGGTCCGTGATCCGGATCAGGGACAGTGTCTGATGGGTAGTTTAACTGGGGCGGTTGCCTCCTAAAGAGTAACGGAGGCGCCCAAAGGTTCCCTCAGCCTGGTTGGCAATCAGGTGTTGAGTGTAAGTGCACAAGGGAGCTTGACTGTGAGACCGACGGGTCGAGCAGGGACGAAAGTCGGGACTAGTGATCCGGCAGTGGCTTGTGGAAGCGCTGTCGCTCAACGGATAAAAGGTACCCCGGGGATAACAGGCTGATCTTCCCCAAGAGTCCATATCGACGGGATGGTTTGGCACCTCGATGTCGGCTCGTCGCATCCTGGGGCTGGAGTCGGTCCCAAGGGTTGGGCTGTTCGCCCATTAAAGCGGTACGCGAGCTGGGTTTAGAACGTCGTGAGACAGTTCGGTCCCTATCCGCTGTGCGCGTAGGAATATTGAGAAGGGCTGTCCCTAGTACGAGAGGACCGGGACGGACGAACCTCTGGTGTGCCAGTTGTCCTGCCAAGGGCATGGCTGGTTGGCTACGTTCGGAAAGGATAACCGCTGAAAGCATCTAAGCGGGAAGCCTGCTTCGAGATGAGTATTCCCACCCTCTTGAAGGGTTAAGGCTCCCAGTAGACGACTGGGTTGATAGGCCAGATGTGGAAGCCCGGTAACGGGTGGAGCTGACTGGTACTAATAGGCCGAGGGCTTGTCCTCAGTTGCTCGCGTCCACTGTGTTAGTTCTGAAATAACGAACGGCCGTGTTTATTTCCGGTGTTGGTTAATTTCATAGTGTTTCGGTGGTCATTGCGTTAGGGAAACGCCCGGTTACATTCCGAACCCGGAAGCTAAGCCTTTCAGCGCCGATGGTACTGCAGGGGGGACCCTGTGGGAGAGTAGGACGCCGCCGAACTCCTTTTGAATAGTTAAGCCCCGTGCCCTTGTGGCACGGGGCTTTTCTGCGTTCCGGACCCGTTCGCCGGCGCACCGTCAGGGGGGAACGCGTCGCTCGTGCCGAGGGGCGGCGGCTTCGGAACGCCCCTGGTGGGCGGGTCCGTGACGGTGCGACAGGCGGTTTTGCACACCCCCTGGTTCAGGGTATGCTTTAGCTCGTTGCCGCAGGGCAGCAAGGCCCCAATAGCTCAGTCGGTAGAGCGTCTCCATGGTAAGGAGAAGGTCTGCGGTTCGATTCCGCATTGGGGCTCGTACAGACGAAAGGCCCCCGCCATACGGCGGGGGCCTTTCGCGTGTCCGGAGTCGTTCTGAGCGGGGCCCGGTCGGCAGGGGCTACGGAGCGGCCTGCGGCTCGGGGACACGCATCGCGAGAATGGCCATGTCGTCCGAGGCCGGCTCGGCGGCAAATCGCTCCACGGCCCGAAGGATGCGCGCGGCCACCGCCCCGGCGGTCAGGCCCGTGCAGTTGGCCAGCACGTCCGCGAGGCCGTCGTCGCCGAGCATGCGGGCGCCTTCCCGGCGTTCGGTGACACCGTCGGTCACACACAGCAGGACGTCGCCCGGGTCGAGCGTCACCGTCTGCTCGTACAGCTCCAGGTCCTCGATGACACCCAGCAGCGGCTGCGGATCCGCCGCCGCCTCGACCGAGCCGTCCTGGCGCAGGCGCAGCGGCAACGGGTGGCCGGCACAGACCACCTTCAGAAGGGCGCTGCCGTCCTCCTGTGGCCACAACTCTCCGTACAGCAGGGTCAGGAAGCGACTGCGGGCTCCCTCGTCGAGGATGGCGGCGTTGAGCCGCTCCAGGACGGCGGGGCCGCCGAAGCCCTCGCGGGCGAGCAGGCGCAGGGCGTGCCGGGCCAGGCCTGTCACGGCCGCGGCCTCCGGGCCCGTACCGCAGACGTCGCCGATGGCGAAGCCGTAGGCACCGTCACGGATCGGGAAGACGTCGTAGAAGTCGCCGCCCACCTCGTTGCCCTCACCGGCTGCCCGGTAGATGACCTCGATCTCGACGTTGGGGACGTCGGGAAGGCCCGGGGGCAGCAGGCTGCGCTGCAGGGACTGGCTGATCGCCATGCGCTCCGAGTAGAGGCGGGCGTTGTCCAGGGCGAGGGCCGCGCGGCGGGAGAGGTCCTCGGCCAGTTCCAGGATCTCCTGTCGGAAGTGGTCGTCGGACGGCTTGCCGAGCGTCAGCATGCCGATGACCCGGTTGCGGGCGACAAGGGGAAGGACCACGGTCTCGCCGCCGACCGCGGCCGCGGTGGCGAGCGTCGTACGGATGCCCGCGCCGAGCGCGCCGGGGTCACCGAGGCCGATGCTGCGCATCGAGGTGCGCAGGGCCGCCTCATGGGCGGCCTCGGACGGTGCGGACCAGACACGGGCACCCGGCGTCGGCACCGGGTCGGGCGGGGAGATCTTGGAGAGCAGGGCCTTGAGGCCGTCGATGAGCTCCTCGTCCTCGTGCAGGACGTACGAGAGGTACGGGTCCGAGGACTGGTCGGCGATCGTGTAGACGGCGCACCACGTGGCCAGGGTGGGGACGGTCATCTGCGCCATCAGCGCCAGTGTCTGGTCCCGGTCGAGCGTGCCGGCCAGCAGGTCGGACGCCTCGACGAGGAAGGAGAGCGAGCCGCGGCGCAGCCGTTCCAGCTCTCCCAGGCGGGCGGACTCGACGGCCAGGGCGATGCGGTCGGCGGCGAACTGGAGGCGCAGGGCCTCCTCGTTGGAGTACCGGCCGGCGGCTTCGGCCGCGACGCCGAGGGAGCCGGTGAGCCGGCCCTCGACCTTCAGGGGGACCGTGACCACCGAGCGCATGCCCGTGTCGCTGAGCAGCGGGACGGCGCCGGGTACCGCGTCGAGATCCTCGTGCACGGCGGGCATGCGGGCGGAACCGTACCGTCCCGTGCCGGCCTCGACGGGAACGCGGGCGAAGCGCTGGCGGGCGGAGGGCAGGCCGGTCGTGGCCCGTACCTCCAGTTCGGTCTCGTCGTCCGTCGCCAGCAGCAGGAAGGCCGCGTCGGCGTCGAGCATGTCGCGGGCCCGCTCGACGGTGCGCTGGAGCAGTCCGTCGAGGTCGTCGGGGGCGGGGGAGCCGATGAAGACCTCGAAGGGGTCCGTCGTGCGGCTCTCCGTGTTCGCGTCGGAGACCGGAGTGCGTACCGGCGACTGGAGCACGGCCCGCTCGTAGTCGCGCACCAGCAGGCACACCGTCGAGGGCTCGCCCTCGGTGTCCCGCACGCGCAGATGGGAGCCGTAGACCTGGATCGTGCGGCCGTCGGCGGCCCGGATGCCGTAGCTGCCCTCCCAGCGCGAGAGGCGCAGCGCGTCGGCGATGCCGGTGTTGGTGCCCGGCGTCTGTGGCCAGGCGGTGAAGTCGGTGAACTGTTTGCCGGTGACCTGTTCCGCCGTGTGCCCGAACAGGTACGAGGCGTCGTCGTTCCACGCCGCGATGGAGCCCGTGCTGTCGATCTGGACGACGGCGACCCTGACCCGTTCGTCGGTGACGGGGAGCAGACCGACGGGGAGCAGCGGACCCGCGGAGCGGATGCCCACCGGACGGTCGGGGAGATCGAGCTGGAACCAGACGTGTTTGTGTGCCGGGGAGTACTCGACCCCCC harbors:
- a CDS encoding SpoIIE family protein phosphatase, which gives rise to MGSAVITARAAATFDPVGRSVATARAFVRDTLQGWGYTDVVDDAVVLTSELVTNAVVHAGTTADVLCLRTEDGVRVEVSDHYPEREIPLQSTGLDFGSPDREGGRGLLLCAALASRWGVEYSPAHKHVWFQLDLPDRPVGIRSAGPLLPVGLLPVTDERVRVAVVQIDSTGSIAAWNDDASYLFGHTAEQVTGKQFTDFTAWPQTPGTNTGIADALRLSRWEGSYGIRAADGRTIQVYGSHLRVRDTEGEPSTVCLLVRDYERAVLQSPVRTPVSDANTESRTTDPFEVFIGSPAPDDLDGLLQRTVERARDMLDADAAFLLLATDDETELEVRATTGLPSARQRFARVPVEAGTGRYGSARMPAVHEDLDAVPGAVPLLSDTGMRSVVTVPLKVEGRLTGSLGVAAEAAGRYSNEEALRLQFAADRIALAVESARLGELERLRRGSLSFLVEASDLLAGTLDRDQTLALMAQMTVPTLATWCAVYTIADQSSDPYLSYVLHEDEELIDGLKALLSKISPPDPVPTPGARVWSAPSEAAHEAALRTSMRSIGLGDPGALGAGIRTTLATAAAVGGETVVLPLVARNRVIGMLTLGKPSDDHFRQEILELAEDLSRRAALALDNARLYSERMAISQSLQRSLLPPGLPDVPNVEIEVIYRAAGEGNEVGGDFYDVFPIRDGAYGFAIGDVCGTGPEAAAVTGLARHALRLLAREGFGGPAVLERLNAAILDEGARSRFLTLLYGELWPQEDGSALLKVVCAGHPLPLRLRQDGSVEAAADPQPLLGVIEDLELYEQTVTLDPGDVLLCVTDGVTERREGARMLGDDGLADVLANCTGLTAGAVAARILRAVERFAAEPASDDMAILAMRVPEPQAAP